From Providencia sp. R33, a single genomic window includes:
- a CDS encoding fimbrial protein, translated as MNKKISASLIATILIGYSHYVFSDEVLPDTILKISLDIVNITCDINDGKGFNKVVDFKIINEGDLLAGKQPAVKTQFIVDCQKSGFKPSHIDIKFRPGSQGALNNGIGGELKTNLSGVGIYLSWLDATPIDLSGANTRFSANNNNQFDISFYAKPYAQAQSIEKGVMKSSVIIDMLYK; from the coding sequence ATGAATAAAAAGATATCAGCTTCTTTAATTGCCACTATTCTGATTGGTTATTCACATTACGTTTTTTCTGATGAAGTGTTACCGGACACAATACTAAAAATTTCACTCGATATCGTGAATATTACCTGCGACATTAATGATGGAAAGGGGTTTAACAAAGTTGTTGATTTTAAAATCATTAATGAAGGGGATTTATTGGCAGGAAAGCAACCTGCGGTAAAGACACAATTTATTGTTGATTGCCAAAAAAGTGGTTTTAAACCTAGTCATATCGATATTAAGTTCCGGCCTGGTAGCCAAGGTGCCCTTAATAATGGGATAGGCGGCGAACTAAAAACAAATTTATCAGGTGTTGGTATTTATTTATCGTGGTTAGATGCAACACCCATTGATTTATCTGGGGCAAATACGCGATTCAGTGCAAATAATAACAATCAGTTTGATATTAGCTTTTATGCAAAGCCTTATGCTCAGGCTCAGAGTATTGAAAAAGGTGTGATGAAAAGCAGTGTGATCATCGATATGCTTTATAAATAA
- a CDS encoding fimbrial protein → MKKLLLPLMVSGVLFSGYTFANTGEVQFIGAVTSETCDIDTEVGGLVKSTIDLGQMTTTDKNGDYVEFDLVPRTDECLKKTSGQVGWQSAGFTNSGLANMKGTANGVSIQLTATNSTTPNQDVTYNSQTVDFGNGTDAIGNMKFKARMLATTGQTVTEGTVISSATYAVAYK, encoded by the coding sequence ATGAAAAAATTATTATTACCATTAATGGTAAGTGGCGTGCTATTCAGTGGATATACTTTTGCTAATACCGGTGAAGTTCAGTTCATTGGCGCAGTGACATCAGAAACCTGTGATATTGATACAGAAGTGGGTGGATTAGTTAAATCAACCATCGATCTAGGTCAAATGACTACAACAGATAAAAACGGTGATTATGTTGAGTTTGATTTAGTCCCTCGTACTGATGAATGCTTGAAAAAAACCAGTGGGCAAGTGGGTTGGCAGAGCGCAGGGTTTACTAACTCAGGCCTTGCAAACATGAAAGGGACTGCGAATGGCGTGTCAATCCAACTGACAGCCACCAACTCGACAACGCCTAACCAGGATGTCACGTATAACAGCCAAACCGTTGATTTTGGTAATGGTACTGATGCTATTGGGAACATGAAATTCAAAGCAAGAATGTTAGCGACGACAGGCCAAACTGTGACTGAAGGTACAGTGATTTCAAGTGCAACATATGCCGTAGCATATAAGTAA
- a CDS encoding spore coat protein U domain-containing protein: MIKETLFISLGFLFSVSANATSFASNVTGGTVTSNLSMTVKASCSASVADVAFGDQAAGDIKKGTVADKVMTLTVTCDTTLANYTLAFTAADGVKDVANGIMNTKGNATVGYQLKWGSSTVKPVDTALAINGTVITPTTKPTAASFSVPIKVKPIALGDVVSPGAANTALNIKLTFN, translated from the coding sequence ATGATAAAGGAAACGTTATTTATTTCTCTTGGCTTTCTATTTTCTGTTTCTGCTAACGCGACCAGTTTTGCCTCTAATGTGACTGGTGGAACCGTTACATCAAATTTAAGCATGACCGTAAAAGCGTCTTGCAGTGCAAGCGTTGCGGATGTGGCTTTTGGTGACCAAGCTGCGGGGGATATCAAAAAGGGAACTGTGGCAGATAAAGTGATGACCTTAACAGTGACCTGCGATACAACGCTCGCAAATTATACGTTAGCGTTTACGGCAGCGGATGGCGTGAAAGATGTGGCTAATGGAATAATGAATACAAAAGGGAATGCAACGGTTGGATATCAATTAAAATGGGGAAGTTCTACGGTTAAGCCAGTCGATACCGCTTTAGCGATTAATGGCACTGTGATTACGCCAACCACTAAGCCCACAGCGGCAAGTTTCAGTGTGCCAATTAAAGTAAAGCCTATCGCATTGGGCGATGTTGTTTCTCCCGGGGCAGCAAATACGGCTTTGAATATTAAGCTGACATTTAATTAG
- a CDS encoding methionine ABC transporter ATP-binding protein has protein sequence MITLKNVSKIYSRNKKQTVAVDNINLNIAAGDIFGIIGYSGAGKSSLIRLLNRLEDTTSGEVIVGQHNITHSDEKAVLKIRQSIGMIFQHFNLLWSRTVRENIEFPLQISGFDKKKRKARVDELMALVELTDKADEYPSMLSGGQKQRVGIARALANNPDVLLCDEATSALDPKTTQTILQLLARINRQLNITIVLITHEMQVVKSICNKVAVIDKGRIVEEGLVSQVFHNPQHAITRQFLSQSEIAADNQEDLKAILADGPIIRVVLDEEKQSHYLLYDLISQFNEPIKLIKGVFNQGAGFLYLQFLPETEKLTDAVAYLKNKRNIVVEVI, from the coding sequence GTGATAACACTTAAAAATGTCAGCAAGATCTACAGCCGCAATAAAAAGCAGACCGTGGCGGTTGATAACATCAACCTCAATATTGCCGCTGGGGATATTTTTGGCATCATCGGTTATAGCGGTGCGGGCAAAAGTAGCCTCATCCGTTTGCTAAATCGGTTAGAAGACACTACCAGTGGTGAAGTGATTGTTGGGCAACATAATATTACTCACAGTGACGAGAAAGCAGTTTTAAAAATACGCCAATCTATTGGCATGATTTTTCAGCATTTTAATTTGCTGTGGTCACGGACAGTGCGGGAAAACATTGAGTTTCCATTACAGATTTCAGGGTTCGATAAAAAGAAACGTAAAGCACGTGTTGATGAGTTAATGGCATTGGTTGAGCTAACCGATAAAGCTGATGAATACCCATCCATGCTTAGTGGTGGGCAAAAGCAACGGGTGGGTATCGCACGCGCCCTTGCCAACAACCCGGATGTTTTATTGTGTGATGAAGCAACGTCTGCATTAGACCCAAAAACGACGCAAACTATTTTGCAATTATTAGCGCGTATTAACCGCCAGCTGAACATCACCATCGTGTTAATTACTCATGAAATGCAGGTCGTCAAGAGCATCTGCAATAAAGTGGCGGTCATTGATAAAGGCCGTATTGTTGAGGAAGGATTGGTTAGCCAAGTATTTCATAACCCACAACATGCAATTACACGGCAGTTTTTATCACAAAGTGAGATTGCCGCAGATAACCAAGAAGACTTAAAGGCAATATTGGCTGATGGCCCGATTATTCGCGTCGTTTTAGATGAAGAAAAGCAAAGTCACTATTTACTGTATGACTTAATTTCACAATTTAATGAGCCGATTAAATTGATAAAAGGCGTATTTAACCAAGGTGCTGGCTTTTTATATCTGCAATTTTTGCCTGAAACTGAAAAGTTAACGGATGCCGTTGCGTATCTTAAAAATAAAAGAAATATCGTTGTTGAGGTGATTTAG
- a CDS encoding fimbrial protein, giving the protein MNKKPYYFIALMIFLFSLDASAARCRSLSLKYNFPAQIDVTNKKVGDQLYSFGNPGAPITFAGQCLRASSGAGNTTGNFIYIVDKFGASPNDCSYGTVDKNSTDGYLRFRSTGSCGNTVWLLLADYKTSGTGYTNLSGPGGSTDSGVVYLQKKPPPGKTTVNPTYMLTRNFYSRIGENSRTLQKETVAFSAPTSMTLINNASCAVSVNDVAFGEQTASSVRANSIAAKTINIAFTCNAVLPAYTLSFSGRDGVNNATTGIINVKDNSSVGYQFTWGNNTVKPINSAVVINGTAIAPNSKPTTNNFTIPVTVKPVALSTQPIPGLANTALTINVKLN; this is encoded by the coding sequence ATGAATAAAAAACCTTATTATTTCATCGCATTAATGATTTTTCTTTTTTCCCTTGATGCCTCTGCTGCACGGTGTAGAAGCTTATCGTTGAAATATAACTTTCCAGCGCAAATTGATGTTACGAATAAAAAAGTCGGTGACCAACTCTATTCGTTTGGGAACCCTGGAGCGCCAATTACTTTTGCAGGGCAATGTTTACGGGCATCAAGTGGAGCAGGAAATACAACCGGAAACTTTATTTATATCGTTGATAAATTTGGTGCGTCTCCTAATGACTGTTCTTACGGAACTGTAGATAAAAACTCGACGGATGGTTATTTAAGGTTTCGTTCAACAGGAAGTTGCGGGAATACGGTTTGGTTATTACTGGCTGATTATAAAACAAGCGGAACAGGCTATACCAATTTATCGGGGCCTGGTGGCAGTACAGATTCTGGTGTTGTCTATTTACAAAAGAAGCCACCTCCAGGAAAAACAACCGTTAACCCAACCTATATGTTAACCCGAAATTTTTATTCGCGAATTGGTGAAAATAGCCGGACATTACAAAAAGAAACTGTGGCTTTTAGTGCACCAACATCGATGACACTGATAAACAATGCCTCCTGTGCAGTTTCTGTCAATGATGTTGCTTTTGGAGAGCAAACAGCGAGTTCAGTAAGAGCGAATTCGATTGCCGCTAAAACAATCAATATTGCATTTACCTGTAATGCAGTGCTCCCTGCATACACTTTAAGTTTTTCAGGTAGAGACGGCGTAAACAACGCAACGACTGGGATTATTAATGTGAAAGATAATAGCTCGGTTGGTTATCAATTTACGTGGGGAAATAACACTGTGAAGCCTATTAATAGTGCGGTGGTGATCAATGGCACGGCAATTGCCCCTAATTCAAAACCCACAACCAATAACTTTACGATCCCTGTGACGGTAAAGCCTGTTGCTTTATCAACGCAGCCCATTCCCGGGCTAGCGAATACCGCATTAACGATTAATGTGAAATTAAATTAA
- a CDS encoding cytosine permease: MSNKEKDNVLLDSEYEHVPVPLEHRKSFASVSAVWYSFPLVLTSAVIGGIVTALLGFKMGVTAILVGNLLLCLVIGSLSYLAGKTGENFAISAKKTFGKQGYIAVSGLLATVVIGWFALMVGLTGDTMFRSFGQNLLFMTLLGGILYVAATFIGIKALAVLGYIAAPMYLILGVISVIIAMENGSSDIINYQPAVGAGALSFGVAVTMIFSTFTDSGTMTADFTRWAKNGKQGFLAAFTAFPISKFFAEVIGAIIVATGVVLHPEVTGGDFITILANSSPLLSVLAIIFVFVNLGVGCTHCLYNGAVGWSHITKGKMRTLTIILGVIGIIVAITGIWNAFQTWLNLLGLIVPPIAAIIIMDQLVLKRKNDETKNWQPLAFIAWVLASGIALIVNAYAPELSVVVAGLVSSSVIYFIGHQFSK; encoded by the coding sequence ATGTCCAATAAAGAAAAAGACAATGTTTTATTAGATTCTGAATATGAACATGTTCCCGTTCCCCTCGAACACCGAAAAAGTTTTGCCTCGGTTTCCGCTGTTTGGTATAGCTTTCCGTTGGTTTTAACCAGTGCGGTTATTGGCGGTATCGTCACTGCACTTTTAGGTTTCAAAATGGGAGTGACGGCTATTTTAGTGGGGAATTTATTGCTGTGTTTAGTAATCGGTTCTTTAAGTTACTTAGCAGGGAAAACTGGCGAGAACTTTGCCATTTCCGCTAAAAAAACATTTGGTAAACAAGGTTATATCGCTGTCTCAGGTTTACTTGCTACCGTTGTTATCGGTTGGTTCGCCCTGATGGTTGGCCTCACCGGTGATACGATGTTCCGTTCATTCGGGCAAAATTTATTGTTCATGACATTACTCGGCGGAATATTATATGTCGCAGCGACCTTTATCGGTATTAAAGCGCTTGCGGTCCTCGGCTATATCGCAGCTCCGATGTATTTAATTTTAGGTGTTATTTCTGTGATAATTGCCATGGAAAATGGTTCATCCGATATTATCAATTATCAACCTGCCGTCGGTGCTGGAGCGCTATCATTTGGCGTTGCCGTCACGATGATTTTCTCCACCTTTACTGATTCTGGCACCATGACCGCTGACTTTACCCGCTGGGCAAAAAACGGTAAACAAGGCTTTCTCGCTGCCTTTACCGCCTTCCCGATTTCCAAATTTTTTGCGGAAGTGATCGGTGCGATTATTGTTGCCACTGGCGTCGTTTTACACCCTGAAGTGACTGGCGGTGACTTTATCACCATATTGGCAAATTCAAGCCCATTACTGTCTGTTCTCGCGATTATTTTTGTGTTTGTTAACTTGGGCGTGGGTTGTACTCACTGTTTATACAATGGTGCGGTGGGTTGGTCTCATATTACCAAAGGCAAAATGAGAACCTTAACCATTATTTTGGGTGTTATCGGGATTATTGTTGCCATCACTGGCATTTGGAACGCATTCCAAACGTGGTTAAATCTACTGGGTCTTATTGTTCCACCGATTGCAGCGATTATCATCATGGATCAATTAGTCCTCAAACGTAAAAATGATGAAACAAAGAACTGGCAACCATTAGCTTTCATTGCTTGGGTACTCGCCTCTGGTATTGCGTTAATAGTGAATGCTTACGCCCCTGAACTTTCCGTTGTCGTAGCTGGGTTAGTTTCTTCCTCTGTTATCTACTTTATTGGTCATCAATTTTCGAAATAA
- a CDS encoding MetQ/NlpA family ABC transporter substrate-binding protein, producing the protein MKLSLLTRFGALLITSLALTACQPDQQEKSNKLTIGASSTPHAEILEFVKPQLEKDGINLDIRVFNDYIIPNQALADKELDANFFQHVPYLNKTLADHPDWKLVSVGAVHMHPYRFFSQKHKSLQDLPNGAKVLSSNNISQHGHILKLYQDEGLIKLRSDIDPDDATIDDIVENPRNLQFLFTYDAPLMPQIYKNGEADVASIDSHFAINAGLDLTKDVIYSEPAANSKFANVVVTREDNQNDPRITKLMAALKSDETKKFILDNYKGEAVPVP; encoded by the coding sequence ATGAAATTATCATTATTAACGCGTTTCGGGGCATTATTAATTACCAGTTTAGCGCTCACTGCTTGCCAACCAGACCAACAAGAAAAAAGTAATAAACTAACGATTGGGGCATCTTCAACACCCCATGCGGAAATATTAGAATTCGTCAAACCACAGCTCGAAAAAGACGGGATTAATTTAGATATCCGTGTGTTTAATGATTACATTATTCCGAACCAAGCACTGGCAGACAAAGAACTGGATGCAAACTTTTTCCAGCATGTGCCGTATTTAAATAAAACATTGGCGGACCACCCTGATTGGAAACTCGTGTCTGTTGGTGCAGTGCATATGCACCCGTACCGCTTTTTCTCGCAAAAACACAAAAGCCTGCAAGATTTACCCAATGGGGCAAAAGTGCTGAGCAGCAACAATATTTCCCAACATGGTCATATTCTAAAACTGTACCAAGATGAAGGTTTAATTAAATTACGCAGTGATATTGACCCTGATGATGCAACCATTGACGATATTGTTGAAAATCCACGCAATTTACAGTTTTTATTTACCTATGATGCGCCATTAATGCCACAAATTTATAAAAATGGCGAAGCTGATGTTGCCTCAATTGATAGCCATTTTGCGATTAATGCAGGTTTAGATTTAACGAAAGACGTCATTTACAGTGAACCTGCGGCTAACAGCAAATTTGCCAACGTAGTGGTGACACGCGAAGATAACCAAAATGACCCGCGAATTACAAAACTTATGGCTGCACTGAAAAGCGATGAAACGAAGAAATTTATTTTAGATAATTACAAGGGTGAAGCAGTACCAGTTCCTTAA
- a CDS encoding helix-turn-helix domain-containing protein, with translation MNEHSSFIRPNIFNKKIGCFIRNKRKRMDITGRDLGVMLNVSQQQVSRYENGITNITVTMLNDILEILDVSWEEFLSFNELNDNA, from the coding sequence ATGAATGAGCACTCTAGTTTTATAAGACCAAATATTTTTAATAAAAAAATCGGATGTTTTATTAGAAATAAAAGAAAACGCATGGACATAACCGGGAGGGACTTGGGTGTTATGTTAAATGTAAGTCAGCAGCAAGTATCTCGGTATGAGAATGGAATAACAAATATTACCGTTACAATGTTAAATGACATATTGGAAATACTGGATGTATCTTGGGAAGAGTTTTTATCATTTAATGAGTTAAATGATAATGCCTAA
- a CDS encoding fimbrial chaperone: protein MVSHFIILISLFASVNAYSAFTLNGTRFIYDEGRKNIAIEVKNNSDKTYGGQVWVDNLSGTDVFFIPAPNLFKIEGEEKQLIRLLYVNDILPKDKESLFWLNVQEIPPIASADEGNVLAVALNTQVKLIYRPKALADAREDAEKNLTYSGSVLKNPTPYYFALTQVSVNGRPLALSKEIEQSMSLFPPFSEVNLQKSLSGKVTVEAIDDYGARRVIELR from the coding sequence ATGGTATCACATTTTATTATACTGATATCGTTATTTGCCAGCGTAAATGCTTATTCTGCATTTACGTTGAATGGGACTCGATTTATCTATGATGAAGGGCGTAAAAATATTGCTATTGAAGTAAAGAATAATAGCGATAAAACTTATGGTGGTCAGGTTTGGGTTGATAATTTAAGTGGCACTGATGTTTTTTTTATACCTGCACCTAATTTATTTAAAATTGAGGGTGAAGAAAAGCAGTTAATTCGCTTACTTTATGTGAATGATATTTTGCCCAAAGATAAAGAATCTTTGTTTTGGTTAAATGTTCAGGAAATACCCCCTATTGCTTCTGCTGATGAAGGTAATGTCCTTGCTGTTGCTTTGAATACACAAGTGAAATTGATTTATCGCCCCAAAGCACTCGCTGATGCCCGTGAAGATGCAGAGAAAAACCTCACGTATTCAGGATCTGTGTTGAAAAACCCAACACCTTATTATTTTGCACTGACTCAAGTATCCGTGAATGGTCGCCCATTGGCTTTATCAAAAGAAATTGAGCAATCAATGAGTTTATTCCCCCCTTTCAGTGAAGTGAATTTACAGAAATCGTTATCTGGGAAAGTCACGGTTGAGGCAATTGATGATTACGGTGCTCGGCGTGTTATTGAGCTTCGTTAA
- the pefC gene encoding PefC/AfrB family outer membrane usher protein, whose product MRLKPINAFMLSLLVSPFYADANLNMDFLHGGVQPQAASVFDESVKYPAGHYIVEVIFNRRSVNRKELIILPEDKEVLCLNSEWISELSLPINLTLLANNFDAARNCYKISQYPGAEVVFDNAKQTLSFSVPQIALDETKNQQEWDYGIPGIKVNYSGYISKTSSAKTQVYGDFDLYSNVGRWVAYVRSSYLNDSGTETSEATISTAIKPIQGSFIVGKTLTSLSILPNFVFYGLSLRSERDMRPWEMRGYAPIISGVVNSNAKITISQNGYILSSQVVPAGAYQLKDISPVSNGDITVTVEENNGTKTVRYYPVATLPSLLRANEINYNVAVGEREVTGKRENRLFFLGAFDYGLTHFTFHTAGILHNDYKSAGLGASKDLGQFGAISFNLNTAVSTFQKQTPTMSESRQSGISYMLKYANSLSNNTNLQLLAYRYTGKDYVDFNEFNSNALYHRSNRKERYETILSQNFDNSFVSVSGWVQTYRSQIHNEVGANITYNTTLKGVDLSVSADYQKLNDYDRDNYVLSVGVNIPFSLFDKNHYWTNSVNYDRRNKSSFNSGVAGNINEKINYSVNTNKDRESWSNSAYFGVNQDIVNTGFAISKNENKTTGSINASGSLLATQQTGLLLSNVRRDTVAIANISNIKNITFNDSPPTDRNGNTVIGISPYVENNLKINTEEVPNDIELLDSVQGFVPTDKAIIYREFKFSTIYRYILRLKKPGGQFVSAGSSARTESNEYVGFVSNGGVLLLNLLNKPKKIFISSSDNEVCTLNLENIESNENKIMEVECN is encoded by the coding sequence ATGCGTTTAAAACCGATTAATGCTTTTATGTTATCCCTGTTAGTAAGTCCATTTTACGCAGATGCAAATTTAAATATGGACTTCTTACATGGAGGAGTTCAACCGCAAGCTGCAAGCGTTTTTGATGAAAGTGTTAAGTACCCTGCAGGTCATTATATTGTTGAAGTCATTTTTAATCGCCGTTCTGTTAATCGAAAAGAACTCATTATTTTACCAGAGGATAAAGAGGTCTTATGCTTAAACTCAGAATGGATATCAGAATTATCATTGCCTATCAACCTGACTTTGCTTGCAAATAATTTTGACGCAGCGAGAAATTGCTACAAGATTAGTCAGTACCCAGGTGCCGAGGTTGTATTTGATAATGCAAAGCAGACCTTGTCTTTTAGTGTGCCTCAAATCGCTTTGGATGAAACTAAAAACCAGCAAGAATGGGATTATGGTATTCCAGGCATTAAGGTGAATTATTCAGGATATATATCAAAAACGTCTTCTGCAAAAACCCAAGTTTATGGTGATTTTGATTTATATTCTAATGTTGGCCGATGGGTGGCCTATGTCCGCAGTAGTTATCTTAATGATTCAGGCACTGAAACGTCTGAAGCAACAATATCCACCGCAATTAAGCCAATACAAGGCAGTTTTATTGTAGGTAAGACATTAACGTCTTTATCTATTTTGCCTAATTTTGTTTTTTATGGTCTATCTTTACGCTCAGAAAGGGATATGCGTCCTTGGGAGATGCGAGGCTATGCCCCTATTATTTCTGGTGTTGTTAATTCGAATGCAAAAATTACCATATCGCAAAATGGGTATATTTTAAGCTCACAAGTGGTCCCTGCAGGTGCCTATCAGTTAAAAGATATATCTCCAGTGAGCAATGGTGATATTACGGTAACAGTTGAAGAAAATAACGGAACAAAAACAGTTCGCTATTACCCTGTTGCAACGCTTCCGTCTTTACTGCGTGCTAATGAGATTAATTATAACGTCGCAGTAGGAGAAAGAGAGGTTACGGGAAAGCGAGAAAATCGTTTGTTTTTTCTTGGTGCGTTTGATTATGGACTCACTCACTTTACCTTTCATACCGCAGGTATTTTGCATAACGATTATAAAAGTGCAGGGTTAGGCGCGAGTAAAGACTTAGGGCAATTTGGGGCGATTTCATTTAACTTAAATACAGCTGTTAGCACGTTTCAAAAGCAAACCCCAACCATGTCAGAATCTCGACAGTCTGGGATTAGTTATATGCTTAAATATGCTAACTCATTGTCTAATAATACAAATTTACAGTTATTAGCTTACCGTTATACAGGTAAAGACTATGTTGATTTTAATGAGTTTAACTCAAACGCGTTATATCATCGAAGTAATCGTAAAGAACGTTATGAAACTATCTTATCGCAGAACTTTGATAATAGTTTTGTCAGTGTTTCAGGTTGGGTTCAAACATACCGCAGTCAAATACATAATGAAGTCGGTGCGAATATTACCTACAACACAACTTTGAAAGGTGTGGATTTATCTGTATCGGCAGATTACCAAAAGTTAAATGATTATGACCGTGATAACTATGTTTTATCTGTTGGTGTGAATATTCCATTTAGTTTATTTGATAAAAACCATTATTGGACAAACTCGGTGAATTACGACCGTAGAAATAAATCGAGTTTTAACTCAGGTGTTGCGGGGAATATTAATGAGAAAATCAACTATAGCGTGAATACAAATAAAGATCGTGAAAGTTGGTCTAATTCTGCTTATTTCGGGGTTAATCAAGATATTGTTAATACGGGCTTCGCAATTTCGAAAAATGAGAATAAAACAACAGGTTCAATAAATGCATCCGGAAGTTTACTTGCGACTCAGCAAACGGGATTGTTATTGAGTAATGTTCGTCGCGATACAGTTGCCATTGCGAATATTAGCAATATTAAAAATATTACCTTTAATGATTCACCACCCACGGATAGAAATGGCAACACAGTTATTGGGATATCTCCTTATGTTGAAAATAACTTAAAAATCAATACAGAAGAAGTTCCTAATGACATTGAATTGTTGGATTCCGTACAGGGGTTTGTGCCAACCGATAAGGCAATTATTTATCGTGAGTTTAAATTCTCAACGATTTATAGATATATTTTAAGACTGAAAAAACCAGGCGGTCAATTTGTTTCAGCGGGCAGTTCGGCGAGAACAGAAAGCAATGAATATGTCGGGTTTGTTTCTAATGGTGGAGTGTTGCTTTTAAATTTACTCAACAAACCAAAAAAGATTTTTATTTCTTCCTCAGATAATGAGGTATGTACATTAAATTTGGAAAACATAGAATCAAATGAAAATAAAATTATGGAAGTCGAATGTAATTAA
- a CDS encoding fimbrial protein — protein MLKSILLAGFFILSAPPSYGEVPKQTSIVGEAIQSQFSMNVRIATCLPATVDDVSFGSLDAATILSGEIEGHSILSLDCSGTIKPQRISIRFEPANPHLTMASSGYIGSKNTTLGYLVSWEDDQVGTVGSGVPMGQELFFKKIGASLMKVKIKVKPVVLPLGGQSVNLGSGNTHITIKIKYI, from the coding sequence ATGCTCAAGTCTATTTTGCTTGCTGGTTTCTTCATACTCAGTGCGCCACCAAGTTATGGTGAAGTGCCAAAGCAAACATCGATTGTTGGTGAAGCAATTCAATCGCAGTTTAGTATGAATGTGAGAATAGCGACTTGTTTACCTGCAACTGTTGATGATGTGAGTTTTGGATCTCTCGATGCTGCAACGATTTTATCGGGTGAAATTGAAGGGCATTCGATACTTTCATTAGATTGCTCAGGAACGATTAAGCCACAGCGGATATCAATACGGTTTGAGCCAGCAAACCCGCATTTAACAATGGCTTCCTCGGGGTATATTGGCTCAAAAAATACGACACTGGGTTACCTTGTTTCATGGGAAGATGACCAAGTCGGTACTGTTGGCTCGGGGGTTCCTATGGGACAAGAACTCTTTTTTAAAAAAATAGGCGCGTCTTTGATGAAGGTAAAAATCAAGGTAAAGCCTGTTGTATTACCGCTTGGTGGGCAGTCTGTTAATTTAGGCAGTGGGAATACACATATTACAATTAAGATTAAATATATTTAA
- a CDS encoding methionine ABC transporter permease, with product MDEIQRWVSGYLPYLKLHVLGIETLNTLYMTLVSGALSGIFGILIGTFLFLTAQEGKKENIAVYRTLSFIVNIFRAVPFIILIILLFPVTKWIVGTILGVNAALPALVISASAFYARLVEIALREVDKGVIEASQSMGAKLHTLIFNVLIPESSPALISGLTVTLISLVGGTAVAGAIGAGGLGNLAYLEGFQRSHMDVVWVATLVILAIVLCIQVIGDTLVRWIDKR from the coding sequence ATGGATGAAATACAGCGCTGGGTTAGTGGCTATTTACCCTATTTAAAATTACATGTTTTGGGCATTGAAACCCTCAATACATTATATATGACATTAGTCTCTGGTGCGTTATCTGGCATCTTTGGAATTTTAATTGGCACCTTTTTATTTTTAACCGCGCAAGAGGGTAAAAAAGAAAATATCGCTGTTTACCGTACGCTTTCTTTTATTGTGAATATCTTCCGTGCTGTGCCGTTTATTATTTTAATCATTTTATTATTCCCTGTGACCAAATGGATCGTCGGCACTATTTTAGGGGTTAATGCTGCGCTTCCCGCCTTGGTAATTTCAGCAAGCGCTTTCTATGCAAGGTTAGTGGAAATTGCCTTACGTGAGGTAGATAAAGGGGTTATAGAAGCCAGCCAATCCATGGGGGCAAAACTGCACACTTTGATTTTTAATGTGTTGATACCCGAATCTTCCCCTGCTTTGATTTCAGGTTTAACGGTCACATTGATTTCATTAGTGGGTGGTACCGCTGTGGCTGGTGCGATTGGCGCAGGTGGGTTAGGAAATCTGGCCTATTTAGAAGGCTTCCAACGCAGCCATATGGATGTCGTTTGGGTCGCTACATTAGTGATTTTAGCCATTGTTTTATGTATTCAAGTTATAGGAGACACCCTAGTTCGGTGGATTGATAAACGTTAA